From a region of the Pogona vitticeps strain Pit_001003342236 chromosome 7, PviZW2.1, whole genome shotgun sequence genome:
- the RNF223 gene encoding RING finger protein 223, with amino-acid sequence MSCFTQIWHTEVPESPPMSPTSPVPAAPHEIPIPLSPIVITSPGSEGRPSVCSPVSSPLRSPLSSPSRCPVCSPVDGKTRLGSPTDRPTSPIECSICFNTYDNLFKTPKVLQCNHTFCLECLARLTAARPPNHVEDELPCPFCRQVTEIPHEGPPGLQTSTDLLATLPPEFQREKMLWMEGTKLCCRQSSDPETADNYVSIDVAPSKPEVPEMPPETFMARLARCDMCDDWKRVLLLSVLIIILFCIILWPVHCAMKTGNFRCFTHTYTKPNYVTYHHLTTPAPTVRPVGPIE; translated from the coding sequence ATGTCCTGCTTCACCCAAATATGGCACACGGAAGTGCCCGAGTCGCCTCCCATGAGCCCCACCAGCCCTGTTCCAGCTGCGCCCCACGAGATCCCGATCCCTCTCAGCCCCATCGTGATCACTTCCCCTGGTTCGGAAGGCCGGCCCAGTGTGTGCTCCCCGGTGTCTTCACCGCTCCGCTCCCCTCTTTCTTCGCCTAGCCGTTGCCCCGTCTGCTCCCCGGTGGACGGAAAGACCAGGCTCGGCTCTCCGACGGACCGGCCCACCTCTCCCATCGAGTGCTCCATCTGCTTCAATACGTATGACAACCTTTTCAAGACGCCCAAGGTTCTCCAGTGCAACCATACCTTCTGCTTGGAGTGTCTGGCTCGCTTGACCGCCGCGCGCCCTCCGAATCACGTCGAAGACGAGCTCCCGTGCCCATTCTGCAGGCAGGTCACAGAGATCCCCCACGAAGGGCCACCGGGTCTCCAGACCAGCACGGACCTTCTGGCCACCCTGCCCCCGGAGTTCCAACGAGAGAAGATGCTCTGGATGGAAGGCACCAAACTCTGCTGTCGGCAGTCGTCGGATCCAGAAACGGCCGACAATTACGTCAGCATCGACGTTGCCCCCAGCAAACCCGAAGTCCCGGAGATGCCTCCTGAAACCTTTATGGCCAGGCTCGCGCGCTGTGATATGTGTGATGACTGGAAGCGTGTGCTCTTGCTCTCGGTTTTGATCATCATCCTCTTCTGTATCATCCTATGGCCAGTTCACTGCGCGATGAAGACAGGCAACTTCCGTTGCTTCACCCACACGTATACCAAGCCGAACTATGTGACATATCACCATCTGACTACCCCAGCCCCAACGGTGCGCCCCGTTGGCCCTATAGAATGA